From one Solanum lycopersicum chromosome 12, SLM_r2.1 genomic stretch:
- the LOC101264899 gene encoding putative pentatricopeptide repeat-containing protein At1g53330, protein MEKVKKVSSFSLSSLLRQQKDAKIALQLFLNPNPSHGSDKTTKPFRYSPLCYDLIICKLGRGKLFQEMEKIIDKLRQDTRVSLNEVVFCNVISFYGRAHLPDKALHMFNEIPSFRCYRSIKSVNSLLNALLACKEYSKIGEMLNNFENYATPDVCTFNILMNACCLCGDLGGAREVFDEMCERGIQPNVVTFGTLINGLCVNREINEAFRMKKIMERDFKLKPNAFVFVALIKGLCKVDDLDAAVKMKEEMLRKKVELDSTVYSTLISAYFRVGRRDEVNGLLTEMEMNGCKCDTVTFNALMHGYCQEKDFDSAFKVLDEMEGKGCKPDVISCNVIIRGLCDDGKLREASELLDDMPRRRCKPDVVSYRIYLDGLCKAKQFKEAAVILHEMVFKGYIPRDTSLCKLFDGLIQEGDRESLLRALDNMASVNCISKEVWEMVISMMCQQDNLSSASALVGMLTNDGANYSEYKSVMPNVVQRCNEMGTE, encoded by the exons ATGGAGAAAGTGAAAAAGGTATCATCTTTCAGTCTCTCTTCTCTACTTCGCCAGCAAAAAGATGCTAAAATCGCCCTTCAACTCTTCCTTAATCCTAATCCCAGCCATGGAAGCGACAAAACTACTAAACCTTTTCGTTATTCTCCACTCTGTTATGATCTCATCATCTGCAAGCTCGGCAGAGGTAAACTCTttcaagaaatggaaaaaatcATCGATAAATTGAGACAGGACACTCGAGTTTCTCTCAACGAAGTTGTTTTCTGCaatgttatttctttttatggAAGAGCACATTTACCTGATAAGGCTCTTCATATGTTTAATGAAATACCCTCTTTTCGCTGCTATAGAAGTATAAAATCTGTTAATAGCTTGTTGAATGCACTTTTAGCTTGTAAAGAATACAGCAAGATTGGTGAAATGTTAAACAACTTTGAAAATTACGCAACCCCAGATGTTTGTACGTTTAATATATTGATGAATGCGTGTTGTTTGTGTGGTGATTTGGGTGGTGCACGGGAGGTGTTTGATGAAATGTGTGAGAGAGGAATTCAGCCAAATGTGGTGACTTTTGGGACGTTGATTAATGGGCTTTGTGTGAATCGAGAAATTAACGAGGCGTTTAGGATGAAAAAGATTATGGAGAGAGATTTTAAGTTGAAGCCTAATGCTTTCGTGTTTGTCGCGTTGATTAAAGGACTTTGTAAGGTTGATGATTTGGATGCGGCAGTTAAGATGAAGGAGGAGATGTTGAGAAAGAAAGTGGAATTGGATTCAACTGTGTATTCTACTTTGATTAGTGCGTATTTTAGGGTTGGTCGAAGGGATGAAGTTAATGGTTTGTTGACGGAGATGGAAATGAATGGATGCAAATGTGATACGGTTACTTTCAATGCATTAATGCATGGTTATTGTCAGGAGAAAGACTTTGATTCTGCATTTAAGGTTTTGGATGAGATGGAAGGGAAGGGGTGTAAACCTGATGTGATTAGTTGCAATGTGATAATTCGGGGCCTTTGTGATGACGGGAAATTAAGAGAAGCTAGTGAACTCTTGGATGATATGCCAAGACGAAGGTGCAAACCCGATGTGGTAAGTTATAGGATATATCTTGACGGGCTCTGTAAAGCGAAGCAGTTTAAGGAAGCTGCAGTTATATTACATGAGATGGTTTTCAAAGGATATATTCCTCGTGATACAAGTTTGTGTAAGTTATTCGACGGGCTAATTCAAGAAGGAGATAGAGAATCATTACTGAGAGCTCTGGATAATATGGCCTCTGTAAATTGTATTAGTAAAGAAGTGTGGGAAATGGTCATTTCCATGATGTGCCAACAAGATAACTTGTCTAGTGCATCTGCTCTAGTAGGAATGCTAACGAATGATGGA GCGAATTACTCAGAGTATAAATCAGTAATGCCAAATGTTGTGCAAAGATGCAATGAGATGGGAACAGAGTGA
- the LOC101262286 gene encoding probable LRR receptor-like serine/threonine-protein kinase At1g53430 isoform X2, with protein MTGILPPEIANLTHLRELDLSRNYLNGSIPSSYGQLRLTILSLLGNRINGQIPEELGDISTLEQLNLENNLLEGPLPPKLGSLSRLRELFLSANNLNGTIPENFSNLKNMTDFRIDGNSISGTIPDFLGNWTNMDRLDIQGTSMEGPIPATISQLVNMTELRISDLRGEPMQFPNLTALTKMRRLTLRNCSIFGPIPIYVGAMPLKLLDLSNNMLNGTIPGAFEQMDFDNMFLGNNALSGAIPSWMFSKRENMDMSYNNFTQISTPVCDSSTLNLAASYSDTMNNTTDAWCSMKPLICPTDTKYTSLFINCGGPRTSFEGNNYEADTTNRGPSYFSSPSDRWAFSSSGVYVGLQAASYIASNTFSLDVSGPDFYNTARLAPNSLKYYGLCLQGGSYRVRLHFAEIMFSNDSTYSSLGRRIFDVAIQGRVVLRDFNIMEEANGVGKVITKDFPDVTVSSTLEIHLYWTGKGTNAIPDRGVYGPLISAITVTPNFRVDTGSGLPVGAVIGIVLASIVVLLLVLFALWKKGIFGGKNNQEELELRALDLQTGHFRLRQIKAATNNFDPANKIGEGGFGPVYKGVLADGAIIAVKQLSSKSKQGNREFVNEIGMISALQHPNLVKLYGCCIEGNQLLVIYEYMENNCLARALFGRDDQRLNIDWATRKRICSGIAKGLAYLHEESRLKIVHRDIKCTNVLLDKDLNAKISDFGLAKLDEEENTHISTRIAGTVGYMAPEYAMRGYLTDKADVYSFGVVLLEIVSGKSNTNYRPKEEFVYLLDWAYVLQEQGNLLELVDPRLGTNYSKKEAMRMINVSLLCTNPSPTLRPSMSSVVSMLEGKLPVQAPIIKRTTSDDEMRFKSFEKLSHDSQTTQVSTYSQDSQGQNMNAPWSDSSVSVSVPGKDENVTSTSRLLPDLYNVNLD; from the exons ATGACGGGAATTCTGCCTCCAGAAATTGCAAATCTAACTCATCTGCGAGAATT AGATCTGTCTCGTAATTACTTAAATGGATCGATTCCCTCAAGTTATGGCCAGCTTCGTCTCACTATTTT ATCACTCTTGGGTAACCGTATCAATGGGCAGATTCCCGAGGAGTTAGGTGACATTTCCACACTGGAACAACT AAATTTGGAAAATAATCTACTTGAAGGACCTCTTCCTCCAAAACTTGGTAGTTTGAGCCGCCTGAGAGAACT GTTTCTGTCTGCCAATAATCTCAATGGAACTATACCTGAGAACTTCAGCAATCTTAAGAACATGACAGACTT TAGGATAGATGGGAATAGCATTTCTGGAACCATACCAGATTTTCTTGGAAATTGGACCAACATGGATAGATT AGACATTCAGGGAACGTCAATGGAGGGACCTATTCCTGCTACAATATCCCAGTTGGTAAATATGACCGAGTT GAGAATATCTGATTTGAGAGGAGAACCAATGCAATTCCCAAATCTTACAGCCTTGACGAAGATGAGAAGGCT GACTTTGAGAAATTGCTCAATTTTCGGTCCTATTCCGATATATGTAGGTGCCATGCCTTTGAAGCTTTT GGACTTGAGCAACAACATGCTGAATGGTACAATCCCAGGTGCATTTGAGCAGATGGATTTTGATAACAT GTTTCTTGGTAACAATGCATTAAGCGGAGCAATTCCCAGCTGGATGTTTAGTAAAAGAGAGAACAT GGATATGTCATACAACAATTTCACACAAATATCTACTCCAGTATGCGATTCCTCTACCTT AAACTTAGCTGCTAGCTACTCCGATACAATGAACAACACCAC GGATGCCTGGTGTTCTATGAAACCCCTCATTTGTCCCACAGACACGAAAT ATACTTCACTATTCATAAACTGCGGAGGACCTAGAACTTCATTTGAGGGAAATAATTATGAGGCAGACACGACCAATAGAGGTCCGTCATATTTTTCTTCGCCCTCTGACAGATGGGCTTTCAGCAGTTCAGGAGTGTACGTGGGTCTTCAAGCTGCCAGTTATATTGCATCAAATACATTTTCACTGGATGTGTCCGGTCCTGACTTCTACAATACAGCACGCCTTGCCCCTAATTCCCTCAAATATTATGGGCTTTGCCTACAAGGAGGTAGCTACAGAGTGCGCCTTCACTTTGCTGAAATAATGTTTTCTAATGACTCAACATATAGCAGCCTTGGAAGGCGGATATTTGATGTAGCAATACAA GGGAGAGTAGTTTTGAGGGATTTCAACATTATGGAGGAAGCTAACGGTGTTGGGAAAGTCATTACCAAGGACTTTCCTGATGTTACTGTTAGTAGCACTCTGGAGATTCATTTGTATTGGACCGGGAAGGGGACTAACGCTATTCCAGACAGAGGTGTATATGGACCACTGATTTCAGCTATCACAGTGACACCAA ACTTTAGAGTTGACACTGGTAGTGGCTTACCTGTTGGAGCTGTTATCGGCATTGTACTCGCTTCAATTGTAGTGCTTCTGCTAGTTTTATTTGCTCTGTGGAAGAAAGgcatttttggagggaaaaatAACCAAGAAGAATTAG AACTCAGAGCCCTTGATTTACAAACAGGTCATTTTAGACTTAGACAAATTAAAGCTGCTACTAATAACTTTGATCCTGCCAACAAAATTGGTGAAGGAGGGTTTGGACCAGTTTACAAG GGTGTACTCGCCGATGGTGCCATCATAGCTGTTAAGCAGCTGTCTTCCAAGTCAAAGCAAGGAAATCGTGAATTTGTCAATGAGATAGGCATGATTTCAGCTCTACAACACCCAAACCTTGTCAAGCTTTACGGTTGTTGCATAGAAGGGAACCAGTTATTAGTGATATACGAATACATGGAAAATAACTGTCTTGCTCGAGCTCTCTTTG GCCGTGACGATCAGAGATTAAACATAGACTGGGCAACCAGAAAAAGGATATGCTCAGGAATAGCAAAAGGGTTAGCTTACCTTCATGAAGAATCAAGGTTGAAAATCGTCCATAGAGATATAAAGTGTACGAATGTGCTTCTTGATAAGGATCTGAACGCGAAGATTTCAGATTTTGGATTGGCTAAATTAGATGAAGAAGAGAACACTCATATTAGCACCCGAATTGCTGGAACAGT AGGTTATATGGCTCCGGAGTATGCAATGAGAGGCTACTTGACAGATAAAGCTGATGTTTATAGCTTTGGAGTTGTTTTATTAGAGATTGTCAGTGGGAAAAGCAACACAAACTACAGACCAAAAGAGGAATTTGTTTACCTTCTTGACTGG GCTTACGTCCTACAAGAACAGGGAAATCTGTTAGAACTAGTTGATCCACGTCTCGGTACCAATTACTCCAAAAAAGAGGCAATGCGGATGATAAACGTGTCTCTTTTGTGCACGAATCCCTCTCCTACTCTCCGACCATCCATGTCTTCTGTAGTGAGTATGCTCGAAGGAAAACTCCCCGTGCAAGCACCAATAATCAAACGTACTACATCAGACGATGAAATGAGATTTAAATCGTTCGAGAAGCTTTCACATGACAGTCAAACAACACAAGTATCAACATACTCTCAGGACAGTCAAGGACAAAATATGAATGCACCTTGGAGTGATTCTTCAGTCTCAGTATCTGTACCTGGTAAAGATGAAAATGTAACTTCCACAAGTAGGCTTCTTCCAGATCTTTATAATGTAAACTTGGATTGA
- the LOC101262286 gene encoding probable LRR receptor-like serine/threonine-protein kinase At1g53430 isoform X1, with the protein MDATCIRFCVIFLFLYLLSTFRSVDAQLLPEDEVRVLQTISSKLQNRYWNVSRSSCSQSSGFNMTDPTYDKIMSNITCDCTFNSSSVCHVVTIELKGLNMTGILPPEIANLTHLRELDLSRNYLNGSIPSSYGQLRLTILSLLGNRINGQIPEELGDISTLEQLNLENNLLEGPLPPKLGSLSRLRELFLSANNLNGTIPENFSNLKNMTDFRIDGNSISGTIPDFLGNWTNMDRLDIQGTSMEGPIPATISQLVNMTELRISDLRGEPMQFPNLTALTKMRRLTLRNCSIFGPIPIYVGAMPLKLLDLSNNMLNGTIPGAFEQMDFDNMFLGNNALSGAIPSWMFSKRENMDMSYNNFTQISTPVCDSSTLNLAASYSDTMNNTTDAWCSMKPLICPTDTKYTSLFINCGGPRTSFEGNNYEADTTNRGPSYFSSPSDRWAFSSSGVYVGLQAASYIASNTFSLDVSGPDFYNTARLAPNSLKYYGLCLQGGSYRVRLHFAEIMFSNDSTYSSLGRRIFDVAIQGRVVLRDFNIMEEANGVGKVITKDFPDVTVSSTLEIHLYWTGKGTNAIPDRGVYGPLISAITVTPNFRVDTGSGLPVGAVIGIVLASIVVLLLVLFALWKKGIFGGKNNQEELELRALDLQTGHFRLRQIKAATNNFDPANKIGEGGFGPVYKGVLADGAIIAVKQLSSKSKQGNREFVNEIGMISALQHPNLVKLYGCCIEGNQLLVIYEYMENNCLARALFGRDDQRLNIDWATRKRICSGIAKGLAYLHEESRLKIVHRDIKCTNVLLDKDLNAKISDFGLAKLDEEENTHISTRIAGTVGYMAPEYAMRGYLTDKADVYSFGVVLLEIVSGKSNTNYRPKEEFVYLLDWAYVLQEQGNLLELVDPRLGTNYSKKEAMRMINVSLLCTNPSPTLRPSMSSVVSMLEGKLPVQAPIIKRTTSDDEMRFKSFEKLSHDSQTTQVSTYSQDSQGQNMNAPWSDSSVSVSVPGKDENVTSTSRLLPDLYNVNLD; encoded by the exons TAAGAGTTCTGCAAACAATATCATCGAAACTTCAAAACAGATATTGGAATGTAAGCCGATCCTCTTGCTCTCAGAGTAGTGGTTTTAACATGACGGATCCTActtatgataaaattatgaGCAACATAACATGTGATTGTACATTCAATAGCAGCTCAGTTTGCCATGTTGTAACAAT CGAACTGAAAGGTCTTAATATGACGGGAATTCTGCCTCCAGAAATTGCAAATCTAACTCATCTGCGAGAATT AGATCTGTCTCGTAATTACTTAAATGGATCGATTCCCTCAAGTTATGGCCAGCTTCGTCTCACTATTTT ATCACTCTTGGGTAACCGTATCAATGGGCAGATTCCCGAGGAGTTAGGTGACATTTCCACACTGGAACAACT AAATTTGGAAAATAATCTACTTGAAGGACCTCTTCCTCCAAAACTTGGTAGTTTGAGCCGCCTGAGAGAACT GTTTCTGTCTGCCAATAATCTCAATGGAACTATACCTGAGAACTTCAGCAATCTTAAGAACATGACAGACTT TAGGATAGATGGGAATAGCATTTCTGGAACCATACCAGATTTTCTTGGAAATTGGACCAACATGGATAGATT AGACATTCAGGGAACGTCAATGGAGGGACCTATTCCTGCTACAATATCCCAGTTGGTAAATATGACCGAGTT GAGAATATCTGATTTGAGAGGAGAACCAATGCAATTCCCAAATCTTACAGCCTTGACGAAGATGAGAAGGCT GACTTTGAGAAATTGCTCAATTTTCGGTCCTATTCCGATATATGTAGGTGCCATGCCTTTGAAGCTTTT GGACTTGAGCAACAACATGCTGAATGGTACAATCCCAGGTGCATTTGAGCAGATGGATTTTGATAACAT GTTTCTTGGTAACAATGCATTAAGCGGAGCAATTCCCAGCTGGATGTTTAGTAAAAGAGAGAACAT GGATATGTCATACAACAATTTCACACAAATATCTACTCCAGTATGCGATTCCTCTACCTT AAACTTAGCTGCTAGCTACTCCGATACAATGAACAACACCAC GGATGCCTGGTGTTCTATGAAACCCCTCATTTGTCCCACAGACACGAAAT ATACTTCACTATTCATAAACTGCGGAGGACCTAGAACTTCATTTGAGGGAAATAATTATGAGGCAGACACGACCAATAGAGGTCCGTCATATTTTTCTTCGCCCTCTGACAGATGGGCTTTCAGCAGTTCAGGAGTGTACGTGGGTCTTCAAGCTGCCAGTTATATTGCATCAAATACATTTTCACTGGATGTGTCCGGTCCTGACTTCTACAATACAGCACGCCTTGCCCCTAATTCCCTCAAATATTATGGGCTTTGCCTACAAGGAGGTAGCTACAGAGTGCGCCTTCACTTTGCTGAAATAATGTTTTCTAATGACTCAACATATAGCAGCCTTGGAAGGCGGATATTTGATGTAGCAATACAA GGGAGAGTAGTTTTGAGGGATTTCAACATTATGGAGGAAGCTAACGGTGTTGGGAAAGTCATTACCAAGGACTTTCCTGATGTTACTGTTAGTAGCACTCTGGAGATTCATTTGTATTGGACCGGGAAGGGGACTAACGCTATTCCAGACAGAGGTGTATATGGACCACTGATTTCAGCTATCACAGTGACACCAA ACTTTAGAGTTGACACTGGTAGTGGCTTACCTGTTGGAGCTGTTATCGGCATTGTACTCGCTTCAATTGTAGTGCTTCTGCTAGTTTTATTTGCTCTGTGGAAGAAAGgcatttttggagggaaaaatAACCAAGAAGAATTAG AACTCAGAGCCCTTGATTTACAAACAGGTCATTTTAGACTTAGACAAATTAAAGCTGCTACTAATAACTTTGATCCTGCCAACAAAATTGGTGAAGGAGGGTTTGGACCAGTTTACAAG GGTGTACTCGCCGATGGTGCCATCATAGCTGTTAAGCAGCTGTCTTCCAAGTCAAAGCAAGGAAATCGTGAATTTGTCAATGAGATAGGCATGATTTCAGCTCTACAACACCCAAACCTTGTCAAGCTTTACGGTTGTTGCATAGAAGGGAACCAGTTATTAGTGATATACGAATACATGGAAAATAACTGTCTTGCTCGAGCTCTCTTTG GCCGTGACGATCAGAGATTAAACATAGACTGGGCAACCAGAAAAAGGATATGCTCAGGAATAGCAAAAGGGTTAGCTTACCTTCATGAAGAATCAAGGTTGAAAATCGTCCATAGAGATATAAAGTGTACGAATGTGCTTCTTGATAAGGATCTGAACGCGAAGATTTCAGATTTTGGATTGGCTAAATTAGATGAAGAAGAGAACACTCATATTAGCACCCGAATTGCTGGAACAGT AGGTTATATGGCTCCGGAGTATGCAATGAGAGGCTACTTGACAGATAAAGCTGATGTTTATAGCTTTGGAGTTGTTTTATTAGAGATTGTCAGTGGGAAAAGCAACACAAACTACAGACCAAAAGAGGAATTTGTTTACCTTCTTGACTGG GCTTACGTCCTACAAGAACAGGGAAATCTGTTAGAACTAGTTGATCCACGTCTCGGTACCAATTACTCCAAAAAAGAGGCAATGCGGATGATAAACGTGTCTCTTTTGTGCACGAATCCCTCTCCTACTCTCCGACCATCCATGTCTTCTGTAGTGAGTATGCTCGAAGGAAAACTCCCCGTGCAAGCACCAATAATCAAACGTACTACATCAGACGATGAAATGAGATTTAAATCGTTCGAGAAGCTTTCACATGACAGTCAAACAACACAAGTATCAACATACTCTCAGGACAGTCAAGGACAAAATATGAATGCACCTTGGAGTGATTCTTCAGTCTCAGTATCTGTACCTGGTAAAGATGAAAATGTAACTTCCACAAGTAGGCTTCTTCCAGATCTTTATAATGTAAACTTGGATTGA